From the Budorcas taxicolor isolate Tak-1 chromosome 1, Takin1.1, whole genome shotgun sequence genome, one window contains:
- the PRSS50 gene encoding probable threonine protease PRSS50: MPAPTAPQKAVTGRQRGAPSWGGPGSAVARRAPRRSRCFQQMEFWCEPPARRRGPPRPGTPTLALALASAGLLLVLPWPLGCLSAGDALGALSTDVPADLDAPCAPSATCPSGRRRFPRQVTGGSQPPSVSQYATSKASDSEFLPPCGFSYERDPTLRDPESMARRWPWMVSVRANGTHICAGTLIASEWVLTAAHCTTESDVTYSVRAGSPWIDQITKTTIDTLAKEVIVHSRYRASRYWSWIGRANDIALLNLERPLQYSKYVWPICLPGLDYSVKDYSLCTVTGWGLPRVGGEWPQFRTIQEKEVTILNSTECDSLYRRFSKIPSLIQIINSQMICAKDVDREKFCYEISGEPLACPVQNVWHLMGVVSWGPGCKKSEAPPIYVHISSYQQWIWDRISGQTLPAPSRALLLALLMLLSFLAAL, encoded by the exons ATGCCCGCGCCCACCGCACCACAGAAAGCCGTCACCGGCCGCCAACGGGGGGCGCCTTCGTGGGGCGGTCCCGGGAGCGCTGTAGCGAGAAGAGCGCCGCGGCGCAGTCGATGTTTCCAGCAGATGGAGTTTTGGTGTGAGCCGCCGGCCCGCAGGCGCGGCCCCCCGCGCCCTGGGACGCccaccctggccctggccctcGCCTCCGCCGGGCTCCTGCTGGTGCTGCCTTGGCCCCTGG GTTGCTTGAGCGCTGGCGACGCGCTGGGGGCACTGTCCACGGATGTCCCCGCCGACCTTGATGCCCCATGTGCCCCCAGTGCCACCTGTCCCTCGGGCAGACGTCGCTTCCCCCGGCAGGTCACTGGTGGTAGCCAGCCGCCCAGTGTCTCGCAGTACGCTACTTCTAAAGCCTCCGACAGCGAGTTCCTTCCCC CCTGCGGCTTCTCCTATGAACGGGACCCCACCCTCAGGGATCCGGAGTCCATGGCTCGGCGGTGGCCGTGGATGGTCAGTGTGCGGGCCAATGGCACACACATCTGTGCAGGAACCCTCATTGCCTCCGAGTGGGTGCTGACTGCAGCCCACTGCACCACCGA GAGTGATGTTACCTATTCAGTACGGGCGGGGAGTCCGTGGATTGACCAGATAACGAAGACTACCATCGACACCCTGGCAAAAGAGGTCATCGTGCACAGCCGTTATCGAGCCAGTCGGTACTGGTCCTGGATTGGCCGGGCCAACGACATTGCCCTCCTCAACCTGGAGCGGCCACTCCAGTACAGCAAGTATGTCTGGCCCATCTGCCTGCCTGGCTTGGACTATTCGGTGAAGGACTACTCGCTCTGCACTGTGACAGGCTGGGGACTCCCCAGGGTTGGTG GTGAATGGCCCCAATTTCGAACCATCCAGGAGAAGGAAGTCACCATCCTGAACAGCACAGAGTGTGACAGCCTCTATCGCAGGTTCTCCAAAATCCCCTCTCTGATtcagatcatcaactcccagaTGATTTGTGCAAAGGACGTCGACAGGGAAAAATTCTGCTAC gAGATAAGTGGTGAGCCCTTGGCCTGTCCTGTGCAGAACGTATGGCATCTGATGGGAGTGGTGAGCTGGGGCCCAGGCTGCAAGAAGAGCGAGGCTCCGCCTATCTACGTCCACATCTCCTCCTACCAACAGTGGATCTGGGACCGCATCAGCGGGCAGACTCTGCCAGCCCCTTCCCGGGCCCTGCTCCTGGCACTCCTGATGCTCCTCAGCTTTCTTGCTGCCCTCTGA